The segment ATTAAAACTATTAAACATACAAATCCTGAGATTCCAAGAAGCAGCCAGTTTATTGGAGCATTTCCAAACAGAGCTGCTCTTACGGCTTTGATTACGCCAGTCATTGGATTTATAGCTAAAATCCATGAATATTTCCCGGCAATGCTGGCAGGGTAAATAACAGGCGTCACAAATAGCATCATTTGAATGAAAAATGGCAAAACATATCGCACATCCCTGTATTTAACATTAACTGAAGCTAAAAATAATCCCATTCCAACCGCTGCCATAAAAGTGATTATTAAGAGAAGAGGCAATATTAACAAACCGATTAAATTTGGAGTATATTGATAATAAATCATCATACCAACGAGAATTACTGACGCTATAAAAAAATCAACTAATTTAGTGGCTGTGCTTGATATTGGCAAGATTAAACGGGGAAAATATACTTTTGTAATAATTGCTTTATTTGCGATTAAGCAATTGCTAGTTTCAGATAAAGAAGTTGAAAAAAATTGCCATAAAAGCAGCCCTGAATAAACAAAAATCGGATAAGGTATTCCATCAGACGGCATTTTTGCCAGTTTGCCGAAAAAAATAGTAAAAACAACCATTATCATAAATGGCTGAAAAATTGCCCAAAGAATTCCGATTACTGTTTGTTTATATCTAACTTTAAAATCGCGCCAAGTAAAAAAATAAAGCAATTCTTTATATTTCCAAATTTCTTTTATATCATTAAAACTAAAAGTTTTTTTAGGTTTTATAACGGTTGAGTTCATAAAGTTGAAAGTCTATAAAGTTATAAAGTTTTAATAAGTCCTGATAATAATTTTGAAATTTCAATTGATAATCCATTTAACTCGTTATATTTTTCTTTATTAACATAGTTAAGTTGTAGTGAAAGATGTAACATTGATCTAGTTTCCGCGCATGATCCTTTCGCTATAAATAAGAAATATTTAAATTCTTTATTACCCTTTCTTTCAAATCTTTCAGCAATATTATTCATTATTGAAACAGATGACCTTTGAATTTGGTTTTTAAAACCAAAGTCTTTAATATCTCTAAAAATATTGTAAATATTAACAGTCAGTCTTTCTGCT is part of the Patescibacteria group bacterium genome and harbors:
- a CDS encoding ABC transporter permease is translated as MNSTVIKPKKTFSFNDIKEIWKYKELLYFFTWRDFKVRYKQTVIGILWAIFQPFMIMVVFTIFFGKLAKMPSDGIPYPIFVYSGLLLWQFFSTSLSETSNCLIANKAIITKVYFPRLILPISSTATKLVDFFIASVILVGMMIYYQYTPNLIGLLILPLLLIITFMAAVGMGLFLASVNVKYRDVRYVLPFFIQMMLFVTPVIYPASIAGKYSWILAINPMTGVIKAVRAALFGNAPINWLLLGISGFVCLIVLIIGIIYFKKTERYFADIV
- a CDS encoding four helix bundle protein, producing MTVNIYNIFRDIKDFGFKNQIQRSSVSIMNNIAERFERKGNKEFKYFLFIAKGSCAETRSMLHLSLQLNYVNKEKYNELNGLSIEISKLLSGLIKTL